The Pocillopora verrucosa isolate sample1 chromosome 14, ASM3666991v2, whole genome shotgun sequence genome has a segment encoding these proteins:
- the LOC131781756 gene encoding chymotrypsinogen B-like produces MTRHASVCLLLAVVLFSTFCAESRRLRLLPGEDDELKKVGVDFINLPTCGKSTVGGSRVVAGTDASYGEWPWQAKLLTEGTFTCGGSLITPSWVMTAAHCISKEDPSVYSVTLGDLHREKPEGTEQEFPVKKVVVHPKYNSPVAVNNDIALLQLTRSATRTSFVNTVCLPDEFEVVPIGTKCYISGWGQMTHPDSAAIKLQQAAMPVVSNRVCQAKHMASPVSRPGESAVTSAMICAGDAGKTKISGCFGDSGGPFVCQNSAGRWVQQGIVSWGDTTCSSKAHFTVFARVSVFRKWIEDQLSE; encoded by the exons ATGACTCGTCACGCGTCCGTATGCTTGTTACTTGCTGTAGTGCTGTTTTCAACATTTTGTGCTGAATCTCGACGTTTAAGGCTTTTGCCAGGCGAAG atgATGAACTAAAGAAGGTTGGAGTGGATTTCATCAATTTAC CCACGTGTGGTAAGTCCACGGTAGGAGGAAGCCGGGTAGTTGCTGGCACGGATGCTTCCTATGGCGAATGGCCCTGGCAAGCGAAGCTTCTAACCGAAGGCACCTTCACATGTGGCGGCTCGCTCATTACTCCATCATGGGTTATGACAGCTGCACATTGCATCTCAAAAGAAGATCCTAGCGTGTACAGCGTAACGCTAGGTGACCTCCACAGAGAGAAACCTGAAGGAACTGAGCAGGAGTTCCCCGTGAAAAAAGTTGTAGTTCATCCCAAATACAATTCACCAGTTGCCGTTAACAACGATATAGCCTTGCTGCAGTTGACGCGATCAGCTACAAGGACATCCTTTGTGAACACGGTATGTTTACCGGATGAGTTCGAAGTGGTGCCCATTGGAACAAAATGTTACATCTCAG GCTGGGGACAGATGACTCATCCAGACTCTGCTGCTATTAAACTCCAACAAGCCGCCATGCCCGTGGTGTCCAACCGCGTCTGCCAAGCCAAGCATATGGCGTCACCTGTTAGCAGACCAGGGGAGAGTGCTGTAACTTCCGCCATGATTTGTGCAGGAGATGCGGGTAAAACCAAGATCAGTGGTTGCTTCGGTGACAGCGGAGGGCCCTTCGTCTGCCAAAACTCCGCTGGGCGGTGGGTGCAGCAAGGTATTGTGAGCTGGGGGGACACCACATGTTCTTCAAAGGCTCACTTTACCGTTTTTGCTCGAGTGAGCGTGTTTCGAAAATGGATCGAGGACCAGCTCAGCGAGTAA